From the Sphingomonas phyllosphaerae 5.2 genome, one window contains:
- a CDS encoding MerR family transcriptional regulator translates to MSASAAYAVVPSRPDRETFTITDLSAEFGVTPRALRFYEDEGLIAPERRGMVRIYSHRDRARLAWIMRGKRLGFSLADIREMIDLYDLGDGRQTQRMVAMERCRDRIAALEQQKHDIDAAITELSEFVGVLEAGTARKE, encoded by the coding sequence ATGAGCGCCTCCGCTGCCTACGCCGTCGTTCCCTCGCGGCCCGATCGCGAGACCTTCACGATCACCGACCTGTCGGCGGAGTTCGGAGTTACGCCGCGCGCCTTGCGGTTCTACGAGGACGAAGGCCTGATCGCACCCGAGCGACGCGGCATGGTCCGCATCTACTCGCACCGTGATCGCGCCCGTCTGGCCTGGATCATGCGCGGCAAGCGGCTCGGCTTCAGCCTGGCCGACATTCGCGAGATGATCGATCTCTACGATCTCGGCGACGGGCGGCAGACCCAGCGGATGGTTGCCATGGAGCGATGTCGCGATCGGATCGCCGCGCTGGAACAGCAGAAGCACGACATCGATGCCGCGATCACCGAGTTGTCCGAGTTCGTCGGCGTGCTCGAGGCCGGCACAGCAAGGAAAGAGTGA
- the hisI gene encoding phosphoribosyl-AMP cyclohydrolase, translated as MSDPRETGSDFLPKFDAAGLVTAVVTDRASGALLMVAHMDAAAIAATRASGEATFFSRSRGRLWKKGETSGNVLRVVEIRVDCDQDALWIVADPAGPACHTGAPTCFYRRLTDSGLERLD; from the coding sequence ATGAGCGATCCGCGAGAGACCGGCAGCGATTTCCTGCCCAAGTTCGATGCCGCCGGGCTGGTGACCGCCGTCGTTACCGATCGCGCCAGCGGCGCGCTGCTGATGGTGGCGCATATGGACGCTGCCGCCATCGCGGCCACCCGCGCGAGCGGCGAGGCGACCTTCTTCTCGCGCAGTCGCGGGCGGCTCTGGAAGAAGGGCGAGACGTCCGGCAACGTCCTTCGTGTCGTCGAGATCCGCGTCGATTGTGATCAGGACGCGCTGTGGATCGTCGCCGATCCCGCCGGGCCTGCATGCCACACCGGAGCGCCTACGTGCTTTTATCGCCGCCTGACCGATTCGGGGCTGGAGCGGCTCGACTGA
- the purF gene encoding amidophosphoribosyltransferase, which produces MLTTHPFDDDHLHEECGIFGASGSEGAAALVALGLHALQHRGQEAAGITSFDGHVFHTHRAMGHVAGNFDRDEVIRALAGDVACGHVRYSTTGETALRNVQPLYAELQSGGFAIAHNGNISNAMRLRRELVRRGSIFQSTSDTETIIHLVATSQYRTLLDKFIDALKRVEGAYALIVMTPDGMIACRDPLGIRPLVMGKLGETYIFASETVALDVVGATFERSVEPGELVIVQNGELRSIRPFEQVAARPCIFEWVYFSRPDSIVDDHSIYSVRKNIGAQLAIEAPVDADLVIPVPDSGVPAAIGYAQESGIPFELGIIRSHYVGRTFIQPGDKVRHLGVKLKHNANRALIKGRKVVLIDDSIVRGTTSLKIVQMMREAGAAEVHMRIASPPTRHSCFYGVDTPERAKLLAAKLDLGGMTDFIHADSLAFVSIDGLYKALGETERTEGRPRYCDACFTGDYPTTLTDHDESSAVDQFAMLAERVN; this is translated from the coding sequence ATGCTGACAACACATCCGTTCGACGACGACCATCTGCACGAAGAGTGCGGCATCTTCGGCGCCTCCGGCTCCGAGGGCGCCGCCGCGCTCGTGGCGCTGGGCCTCCACGCGCTCCAGCACCGTGGGCAGGAAGCCGCGGGCATCACCAGCTTCGACGGCCACGTCTTCCACACCCATCGCGCGATGGGTCATGTCGCGGGCAATTTCGACCGCGACGAAGTGATCCGCGCGCTGGCCGGCGACGTCGCCTGCGGCCACGTCCGCTATTCGACGACCGGCGAGACCGCGCTGCGCAACGTCCAGCCGCTTTATGCCGAATTGCAGTCGGGCGGTTTCGCGATCGCGCATAACGGCAACATCTCCAATGCGATGCGGCTGCGGCGCGAACTGGTACGGCGTGGATCGATCTTCCAGTCGACCTCCGACACCGAGACGATCATTCACCTTGTCGCGACCAGCCAGTATCGCACGCTGCTCGACAAGTTCATCGACGCGCTGAAGCGGGTCGAGGGCGCCTATGCGCTGATCGTGATGACTCCGGACGGGATGATCGCGTGCCGCGACCCGCTGGGCATCCGGCCGCTGGTGATGGGCAAGCTGGGCGAGACGTACATTTTCGCCAGCGAGACGGTGGCACTCGACGTGGTCGGCGCGACCTTCGAGCGCTCGGTCGAGCCGGGCGAACTGGTGATCGTGCAGAACGGTGAGCTTCGCTCGATCCGTCCCTTCGAGCAGGTCGCGGCGCGGCCGTGCATCTTCGAATGGGTGTATTTCTCGCGCCCCGACTCGATCGTCGACGATCATTCGATCTATTCGGTGCGCAAGAACATCGGCGCGCAGCTGGCGATCGAGGCACCGGTCGATGCCGACCTGGTGATCCCGGTCCCCGATTCGGGCGTACCGGCGGCGATCGGCTATGCGCAGGAGTCCGGCATTCCGTTCGAGCTGGGGATCATCCGCTCGCATTATGTCGGCCGCACGTTCATCCAGCCGGGCGACAAGGTCCGGCATCTCGGCGTCAAGCTGAAGCACAACGCCAATCGCGCACTGATCAAGGGGCGCAAGGTGGTGCTGATCGACGATTCGATCGTGCGTGGCACGACCTCGCTGAAGATCGTGCAGATGATGCGCGAGGCGGGTGCGGCGGAAGTGCATATGCGCATCGCCTCGCCGCCGACGCGGCACAGCTGCTTCTATGGCGTCGACACGCCCGAGCGCGCCAAGTTGCTGGCGGCGAAGCTGGATCTCGGCGGGATGACCGACTTCATCCATGCCGACAGCCTCGCGTTCGTTTCCATCGACGGGCTGTACAAGGCGCTGGGCGAGACCGAGCGGACCGAGGGACGCCCGCGATATTGCGATGCGTGCTTCACCGGCGACTATCCGACGACGCTGACGGACCACGACGAATCGAGCGCGGTCGATCAGTTCGCGATGCTGGCGGAGCGGGTGAACTAA
- a CDS encoding SDR family NAD(P)-dependent oxidoreductase, which produces MTKPLADKLALVTGASRGIGAATAIALGAQGAHVVLTARTAAGLEAVEQAIFDAGGSATIAPLDLAQSDSIARLATAIGERWQALDVMVLNAGMLGSLAAVPAIDAKELAQVLTLNVSAQVALIQSFDAMLRRSAGARVIGVTSSVGRTPRAYWSAYGASKAAFETLLEAYGDETAEVSRIRVAVLDPGATRTKMRARAYPGEDPASVKAPEVVAERIVTLAVDGFGVNHRERVG; this is translated from the coding sequence ATGACGAAGCCTCTTGCCGACAAACTGGCGCTGGTGACCGGTGCGAGCCGCGGTATCGGTGCGGCGACTGCGATCGCGCTGGGTGCGCAGGGGGCGCACGTCGTGTTGACGGCGCGCACTGCGGCCGGGCTGGAAGCGGTCGAGCAGGCGATCTTCGACGCGGGCGGGTCGGCGACGATCGCGCCGCTGGACCTGGCGCAGAGCGACTCGATCGCGCGGCTGGCGACGGCGATCGGCGAGCGCTGGCAGGCACTTGACGTCATGGTCCTGAATGCCGGAATGCTGGGTTCGCTGGCGGCGGTGCCCGCGATCGATGCCAAGGAGCTGGCGCAGGTGCTGACGCTGAACGTGTCGGCCCAGGTGGCGTTGATCCAGTCCTTCGATGCGATGCTGCGGCGGTCCGCCGGGGCACGCGTTATCGGCGTTACATCGTCGGTCGGGCGCACGCCGCGCGCCTATTGGAGCGCGTACGGCGCATCAAAAGCAGCATTCGAGACGCTTCTGGAAGCATATGGTGACGAAACCGCCGAGGTCAGCCGGATTCGCGTCGCGGTGCTCGATCCCGGCGCGACGCGGACCAAGATGCGCGCGCGCGCCTATCCCGGCGAAGATCCGGCATCGGTGAAGGCACCCGAGGTGGTGGCGGAGCGGATCGTGACGCTGGCGGTCGACGGGTTCGGGGTGAACCATCGTGAACGGGTGGGGTGA
- a CDS encoding class I SAM-dependent methyltransferase — translation MDAATSHLSRRPVRARLLAPLWHRILDRIDRGLREGAIDARLPDGTQRLLGGHAPGPVAVVRLVRWRALRRLVTAGSIGWYEAWEAGDWTSPDLVPIFDLFVRNRAALGDVARAKHVARLAMWLGHRLRRNHRSGARRNIAAHYDLGNDFYREWLDATLTYSSALAASPGEPLEAAQQRKLDAILARTRATAGQRLLEIGCGWGSFAATAAAAGVAVHGLTLSTEQRDHVLARELPGVTVALTDYRDAHERYDAVASIEMVEAVGPEYWPAYLATIARVLKPGGRAALQFITIADDIWDAYAGSADFIQRYVFPGGSLISATRFRALAATHGLGWEDEHSFGLDYAETLLDWRRRFDRAVDEGRLPTRFDARFQRLWRYYLMYCEGGFRGGGIDVMQVTLVKR, via the coding sequence ATGGACGCGGCCACCTCTCATCTCTCGCGACGCCCGGTGCGTGCGCGTCTCCTCGCGCCGCTGTGGCACCGTATCCTCGACCGCATCGATCGTGGACTTCGCGAAGGCGCGATCGACGCGCGGCTGCCCGACGGGACGCAGCGATTGCTTGGCGGTCATGCGCCCGGTCCGGTCGCCGTCGTCCGGCTGGTTCGCTGGCGCGCGCTGCGCCGACTGGTCACCGCCGGCTCGATCGGCTGGTACGAGGCGTGGGAGGCGGGCGACTGGACCAGCCCCGATCTGGTGCCGATCTTCGACCTGTTCGTCCGCAACCGTGCGGCGCTCGGTGATGTCGCGCGCGCCAAGCATGTCGCGCGGCTGGCGATGTGGCTCGGCCACCGCCTGCGCCGCAACCATCGCAGCGGTGCGCGCCGCAACATCGCCGCGCATTACGATCTCGGCAACGATTTCTATCGCGAATGGCTCGACGCCACGCTCACCTATTCCAGCGCGCTCGCCGCAAGTCCCGGCGAACCGCTGGAGGCGGCGCAGCAGCGCAAGCTCGACGCGATCCTCGCGCGCACCCGCGCCACCGCCGGGCAGCGACTTCTGGAGATCGGCTGCGGCTGGGGATCGTTCGCGGCCACCGCCGCCGCCGCGGGCGTGGCTGTTCACGGCCTGACCCTCTCTACCGAGCAGCGCGATCATGTGCTCGCGCGCGAACTGCCCGGCGTCACCGTCGCGCTCACCGACTATCGCGATGCGCACGAACGCTACGACGCGGTCGCCAGCATCGAGATGGTCGAGGCGGTCGGCCCGGAATATTGGCCCGCTTACCTGGCGACGATCGCACGTGTGCTGAAGCCGGGCGGCCGGGCGGCGCTGCAATTCATCACCATCGCCGACGACATCTGGGATGCCTATGCCGGCAGCGCCGACTTCATTCAGCGCTACGTCTTTCCCGGTGGCTCGCTGATCTCCGCCACCCGCTTCCGTGCGCTCGCCGCCACACACGGGTTGGGATGGGAAGACGAACACAGCTTCGGGCTGGATTATGCCGAAACGCTTCTCGACTGGCGCCGCCGTTTCGACCGCGCCGTCGACGAAGGCCGCCTGCCGACACGCTTCGACGCGCGCTTCCAGCGGCTGTGGCGCTACTATCTCATGTATTGCGAGGGCGGTTTCCGCGGCGGCGGCATCGACGTGATGCAGGTCACGCTGGTCAAGCGGTAG
- a CDS encoding cryptochrome/photolyase family protein: MTTLLWLRQDLRLHDQPALAAAAHQGPVIPVYILDDDAPGDWRIGGAQRWWLHHSLTSLGKALEQEGSRLILRRGDAVAILTGLMERTGADAIHAIRHYEPWWRKAEDALGERLCLHDGNHLAPPEQVRTGSGGQFRIYSAFWKGLQEHLPPERPLPVPDAIPAPEQWPDSDALAGWQLLPTTPDWSGRFDWTPGEDEARHKIAALDLEGYDDRRNMPAEEGTSRLSPHLHFGEVSPRAVWHASDPHDVTFRKELAWRDFTDGVVLALPDYADRNGRAAYDKLPWRSDAEASRDLRAWRRGRTGYPIVDAGMRQLWHSGWMHNRVRMITASFLVKHLLLDWREGERWFWDCLIDADYGNNAVNWQWVAGTGVDANMFGRIMAPLSQSEKFDAADYIREWVPELAHLPDDAIHDPDAAGCRPHDYPAKLIGHREARERALAANRKVR, from the coding sequence ATGACGACCTTGCTCTGGCTCAGGCAGGACCTGCGCCTCCACGATCAACCCGCGCTCGCCGCCGCCGCGCATCAGGGGCCGGTGATCCCGGTCTACATCCTCGACGACGATGCTCCCGGCGACTGGCGGATCGGCGGCGCGCAACGCTGGTGGCTGCACCACAGCCTGACGTCGCTCGGAAAGGCGCTGGAGCAAGAAGGCAGTCGCCTGATCCTCCGCCGCGGCGATGCCGTGGCGATTCTCACCGGGTTGATGGAGCGGACCGGCGCCGACGCGATCCACGCCATCCGCCATTACGAGCCGTGGTGGCGCAAGGCCGAGGACGCGCTCGGCGAACGGCTGTGCCTGCATGACGGGAACCACCTCGCGCCGCCCGAGCAGGTCAGGACCGGATCGGGCGGGCAGTTCCGCATCTATTCCGCGTTCTGGAAAGGCCTGCAGGAACATCTGCCGCCCGAACGGCCGTTGCCCGTGCCCGACGCGATCCCGGCGCCGGAGCAGTGGCCGGATAGTGACGCACTGGCCGGGTGGCAGCTGCTCCCGACCACCCCCGACTGGTCGGGCCGGTTCGACTGGACGCCCGGCGAGGACGAGGCGCGCCACAAGATCGCGGCGCTCGATCTCGAAGGCTACGACGATCGCCGCAACATGCCTGCGGAGGAAGGCACCTCACGACTTTCGCCGCACCTTCATTTCGGAGAGGTGTCGCCGCGTGCGGTCTGGCATGCCAGCGACCCGCATGACGTCACCTTCCGCAAGGAACTGGCGTGGCGCGATTTCACCGACGGTGTCGTGCTTGCGTTGCCCGATTATGCTGACCGAAACGGTCGCGCGGCCTACGATAAGCTCCCGTGGCGCAGCGACGCGGAAGCGAGCCGCGATCTGCGTGCATGGCGGCGCGGCCGCACCGGCTATCCGATCGTCGACGCCGGGATGCGTCAGCTCTGGCACAGCGGCTGGATGCACAACCGCGTCCGCATGATCACCGCTTCGTTCCTGGTGAAGCACCTGCTGCTCGACTGGCGGGAGGGCGAGCGCTGGTTCTGGGATTGCCTGATCGACGCCGACTACGGCAACAACGCGGTCAACTGGCAGTGGGTCGCCGGCACCGGCGTCGACGCGAACATGTTCGGCCGGATCATGGCGCCGCTCTCGCAATCGGAGAAGTTCGACGCCGCCGATTACATCCGCGAGTGGGTGCCCGAACTCGCGCATTTGCCCGACGATGCGATCCACGATCCCGACGCGGCCGGGTGCCGTCCGCACGACTATCCCGCCAAGCTGATCGGCCACCGCGAGGCACGCGAACGCGCGCTGGCGGCGAACCGGAAGGTGCGATAG
- a CDS encoding histone deacetylase, which yields MIAIVHHPDYVTEAPARSTYRWGKNGAIRDLLRDWGPRATWFAPEPMPREWLEAAHDPDYVAEVLSAQVPPGKERRIGFPVTPIVARRAQLVPGGTYLAARLALEHGFAANTAGGSHHALADTGAGYCVFNDLAVAALRLVDEGTTSRVMIVDVDVHQGDGTAALTAGHPQIASYSIHAEKNFPVRKARSTLDVPLADGIGDDAYLTVLEETLAPFVAEWQPTLILYQGGVDPFEGDRLGRLALTQDGLDRRDRLVARLAIDAGIPLASTVGGGYGDDVMAIAARHVRVIDTLAQAFAGTVGADRS from the coding sequence ATGATCGCCATCGTACACCATCCCGATTACGTCACCGAGGCGCCCGCGCGCAGCACCTATCGCTGGGGCAAGAACGGTGCGATCCGCGACCTGCTGCGCGATTGGGGGCCGCGCGCGACATGGTTCGCGCCCGAGCCGATGCCGCGCGAGTGGCTGGAGGCGGCGCACGATCCCGATTACGTCGCGGAAGTGCTGTCTGCGCAGGTGCCGCCCGGCAAGGAACGCCGCATCGGCTTCCCCGTGACCCCGATCGTCGCACGCCGGGCGCAGCTGGTGCCGGGCGGCACGTATCTCGCTGCGCGGCTCGCGCTTGAACACGGTTTCGCCGCCAACACCGCCGGCGGCAGCCACCACGCGCTCGCCGATACCGGGGCGGGCTATTGCGTGTTCAACGACCTCGCCGTCGCCGCACTGCGGCTGGTGGACGAGGGGACGACGTCGCGGGTCATGATCGTCGACGTCGATGTCCACCAGGGCGACGGCACCGCTGCGCTGACCGCCGGCCACCCGCAGATCGCGAGCTACTCGATCCACGCCGAAAAGAACTTCCCGGTCCGCAAGGCGCGTTCGACGCTCGACGTCCCGCTCGCCGACGGGATCGGCGACGATGCCTATCTTACCGTGCTGGAGGAAACGCTCGCGCCGTTCGTCGCCGAATGGCAGCCGACGCTGATCCTCTACCAGGGCGGGGTCGATCCGTTCGAAGGCGACCGGCTGGGTCGGCTCGCCCTGACGCAAGACGGGCTCGATCGCCGCGACCGCCTTGTCGCGCGGCTCGCGATCGACGCCGGCATCCCGCTCGCCAGCACCGTCGGCGGCGGGTACGGCGACGATGTGATGGCGATCGCCGCGCGCCACGTCCGCGTCATCGACACGCTGGCGCAGGCGTTTGCGGGAACCGTGGGGGCGGATCGTTCGTAG